In a single window of the Streptomyces sp. CGMCC 4.7035 genome:
- a CDS encoding DUF6332 family protein produces MDNHGGRSLGGRTRRTQAERDAITIEIGYALCSAAFAAALVFGVVAGPAFAFDLSGGTRRALEGSGATVAVVLFVARVVSVLVRFGRGGGTQPSQPGRTSPDS; encoded by the coding sequence ATGGACAACCACGGGGGACGTTCGCTCGGCGGCCGCACGCGGCGTACTCAGGCCGAGCGGGACGCGATCACCATCGAGATCGGGTACGCCCTGTGCAGCGCGGCCTTCGCCGCCGCCCTGGTGTTCGGCGTCGTGGCGGGACCGGCTTTCGCCTTCGACCTGTCGGGCGGCACGCGGCGTGCGCTCGAAGGCTCGGGAGCCACGGTGGCCGTCGTGCTCTTCGTGGCACGCGTCGTCAGCGTGCTGGTCCGCTTCGGACGGGGCGGCGGAACTCAACCCAGCCAGCCCGGCCGTACCAGTCCCGACTCGTAG
- a CDS encoding response regulator transcription factor: protein MIRVLLADDQSLVRAGFKALLDAQPDIEVAGEAADGEEALRSVRELRPDVVLMDIRMPLVDGLAATRHITEEPDLEDVKVVMLTTFELDEYVFEAIRSGASGFLVKDTEPDELLRAVRKVVDGDALLSPSVTRRLISEFAARSKEPAVGAALGRLTEREREVMALVGIGLSNDEIARRLVVSPLTAKTHVSRTMVKLGARDRAQLVVLAYESGLVRPGWLG from the coding sequence GTGATCCGCGTACTGCTCGCCGACGACCAGTCTTTGGTCAGAGCCGGTTTCAAGGCACTGCTCGACGCCCAGCCCGACATCGAGGTGGCCGGCGAGGCGGCCGACGGCGAGGAGGCGCTGCGCAGCGTGCGCGAACTACGGCCCGACGTCGTGCTGATGGACATCCGCATGCCGTTGGTCGACGGGCTTGCCGCGACCCGTCACATCACCGAGGAACCGGACCTGGAGGACGTGAAGGTGGTCATGCTGACCACCTTCGAGCTCGACGAGTACGTCTTCGAGGCGATCCGTTCCGGTGCCTCCGGCTTTCTCGTCAAGGACACCGAGCCGGACGAACTCCTGCGCGCGGTACGGAAGGTGGTCGACGGCGACGCGCTGCTCTCACCGAGCGTGACCCGGCGACTGATCTCCGAGTTCGCGGCCCGCTCCAAGGAGCCCGCGGTCGGCGCCGCCCTCGGCCGGCTCACCGAGCGGGAACGGGAGGTGATGGCCCTGGTCGGCATCGGCCTGTCCAACGACGAGATCGCCCGCCGCCTCGTCGTCAGTCCGCTCACGGCGAAGACCCATGTCAGCCGTACCATGGTCAAGCTGGGTGCCCGCGACCGGGCCCAACTCGTCGTGCTGGCCTACGAGTCGGGACTGGTACGGCCGGGCTGGCTGGGTTGA
- a CDS encoding TetR/AcrR family transcriptional regulator produces MSTARGARARARIEVTAAIKDEARRQLAAEGAARLSLRAVARELGMVSSALYRYFPSRDDLLTALIIDAYNSLGEAAEAAHTKAGDDVAPARRWVAVCEAVRAWALAHPHEYALIYGSPVPGYSAPETTVPAASRVGLLLIGIVRDAYGQRGVARTPLPAELESEARRMAADLAPDLPPEVVTSLVAAWAQLYGLVGFELFGQFNKVVEDREAFFRHAAAQLAHGVGLVFP; encoded by the coding sequence ATGAGCACCGCACGAGGAGCCCGCGCCCGCGCCCGGATCGAAGTCACCGCCGCCATCAAGGACGAGGCGCGCAGACAACTCGCGGCGGAAGGCGCCGCCAGGCTCTCGCTGCGTGCCGTCGCCCGCGAACTCGGCATGGTCTCCTCCGCGCTCTACCGCTACTTCCCCAGCCGCGACGACCTGCTCACCGCGCTCATCATCGACGCCTACAACTCCCTCGGCGAGGCGGCCGAGGCCGCGCACACCAAGGCCGGCGACGACGTCGCCCCGGCGCGGCGGTGGGTCGCCGTGTGCGAGGCCGTACGCGCCTGGGCGCTGGCGCATCCGCATGAGTACGCGCTGATCTACGGCTCGCCCGTACCCGGTTACTCCGCACCCGAGACGACCGTCCCGGCCGCCTCCCGCGTGGGGCTCCTGCTGATCGGCATCGTGCGCGACGCGTACGGGCAGCGCGGTGTGGCCCGCACTCCGCTGCCCGCCGAACTGGAGTCCGAGGCCCGGCGCATGGCCGCCGACCTGGCGCCCGACCTTCCCCCGGAGGTGGTCACGTCCCTGGTCGCCGCCTGGGCGCAGCTGTACGGGCTGGTCGGTTTCGAGCTGTTCGGGCAGTTCAACAAGGTCGTGGAGGACCGCGAGGCGTTTTTCCGGCACGCGGCCGCCCAACTCGCCCACGGCGTGGGCCTGGTGTTCCCGTAG
- a CDS encoding sensor histidine kinase has product MEEQRTDAPWRWHGPPWWNRWDDEPRGSRLPWRSTLLLTFFVVVGTRFSAHNQQADRAHLDVFAYALLLVASGALLWRQRHPVPVVFVTVAAALVYLGAGYPYGPVFFTVAVGCFSALVAGRRGTAWTAVGMFWAGHVLVSHWLYRWLPPSGDSAASWGQELVIAAWVLAIVAMAELVRVRREQWARERAERAQAARRRADEERLRIARELHDVLAHSISVINVQAGVGLALLDSDPEQARTALTTIKAASKEALGEVRQVLDTLRTPGDAPRAPAPGLDRLPELVEQAASAGLTVTVEGDAPKLAPGTDLAAFRIVQEALTNVVRHSGSRHARVHVDSGKGVLRLRIDDDGPATGADAGGSGNGLAGMGERAAALGGTIEAGPRVDGGFRVFAVLPLKASSEEPPERKEDR; this is encoded by the coding sequence ATGGAGGAGCAGCGCACAGACGCCCCGTGGCGGTGGCACGGTCCGCCGTGGTGGAACCGCTGGGACGACGAGCCCCGCGGCTCGCGCCTGCCCTGGCGCTCCACCCTGCTGCTCACCTTCTTCGTGGTCGTCGGCACGCGCTTTTCCGCCCACAACCAGCAGGCCGACCGCGCGCACCTCGACGTCTTCGCCTATGCGCTGTTGCTCGTCGCCTCGGGGGCGCTGCTGTGGCGGCAGCGGCATCCCGTGCCCGTCGTGTTCGTCACGGTCGCGGCCGCCCTGGTGTACCTGGGCGCCGGATACCCCTACGGCCCGGTCTTCTTCACCGTCGCGGTCGGTTGCTTCAGCGCTCTCGTCGCCGGACGCCGGGGGACCGCGTGGACGGCCGTCGGGATGTTCTGGGCCGGGCACGTCCTCGTGTCGCACTGGCTGTACCGATGGCTGCCACCGTCCGGGGACTCGGCCGCCTCCTGGGGGCAGGAGCTGGTCATCGCCGCATGGGTGCTGGCGATCGTGGCGATGGCGGAGCTGGTGCGCGTCCGGCGCGAGCAGTGGGCCCGCGAGCGGGCCGAACGGGCGCAGGCCGCGCGGCGGCGCGCCGACGAGGAGCGGTTGCGCATCGCCCGTGAGCTCCACGACGTCCTGGCCCACAGCATTTCCGTGATCAACGTCCAGGCGGGCGTCGGCCTCGCGCTTCTCGACTCCGACCCGGAGCAGGCACGCACGGCGCTCACCACGATCAAGGCCGCCAGCAAGGAGGCGCTCGGGGAGGTGCGCCAGGTGCTCGACACGCTGCGCACGCCCGGTGACGCGCCGCGCGCGCCCGCGCCTGGGCTCGACCGGCTGCCGGAACTCGTCGAACAGGCCGCGAGCGCGGGTTTGACGGTCACCGTCGAAGGAGACGCGCCGAAGCTCGCGCCGGGCACCGACCTCGCCGCGTTCCGCATCGTCCAGGAGGCGCTCACCAACGTCGTACGGCACTCGGGATCGCGGCACGCGCGCGTGCACGTCGACAGCGGGAAGGGCGTACTGCGCCTGCGTATCGACGACGACGGGCCCGCGACCGGCGCCGACGCGGGCGGCAGCGGCAACGGGCTCGCCGGGATGGGGGAGCGCGCCGCCGCGCTCGGTGGCACGATCGAGGCGGGACCTCGCGTCGACGGCGGTTTCCGGGTGTTCGCCGTACTGCCGCTGAAGGCGTCGTCCGAGGAGCCCCCCGAGCGCAAGGAGGACCGGTGA